The DNA segment ATCCAGAGAAtttaggggttgaaaccggttttgcattgaaatatcagggtatagcctgtgtgtaacAGGGCATAATCTACTacctctactcccataaggggcattattatgatggctgtaaaagaaagaaAGCGAGCggacacacacattattatcagtaattggtaatgaggcagcttttaataatacagtggcagcatgttgggggtgtttaaagtttataatgacacagtcaccactaaaacttttcttagagctccctatccaatctacccttctggtagtcaagacttgatctgagagttcagttgggaatccacaatgcctgtgcatccaggaaacggttttattttttaaagactcgtgggtttcctgatgattcccctttacaacagggggaacattagctaaaactaccacatatggtgcgcaatcaggagggagattaatggcgcgccttcaccttacctcagtccaatcctcttttctatcaggtattaaaacaacctggctatcattacaggctaagggctgtgctgtcgggtagttctgtacaacatTCCTACTAATATCaaaacctgtaacatcaccggggggagcaacctgagtatcatgattgtttattgttattggggctgacacactatctgcttccaccagtgtttttttgaggagatcgcctaatctattaacctccgcggttagctgatcaatttttaccataagaggtttgacaatacccttaatctttgagtcaataatacttactaagttatttgttttttctgcatctagtttaacgtcgtcgatatttgccgtattatcctcatccttatctggattcttgagggggctaactaatcttttttttgcgggccgagcacccccacgtttagtctgggtctttctacatgctctaaccactctgggtagtggggtgggtgggtgttgcactatgggatcagtagaagCCTCTAGATCGACTAAagtagaagtattctgcataatcatttccctatcaggaacaccggaattagtgcagacactactactgtcatccagagccaatggagcaggtgaaagttgcacactaaataatgggggggggctgctaagccctagggattgtctcctctcgcaattaattttactaacaatcttcactaaataattatccaatgtctggggtatagaggggactttttgctttgacatgcttaacagtcacaaattatcacttttaaAATTGAATAAGGCTTTTCCCAATTACGCAcaaataataagataataagggctgcttgaaaatAAAAAGCCGGTTAGCCTCTTGAGGGCCCCGCTCCCCGCTCCCCCAACGAAGCACGAAGCACCCCAGTCCTTACTGGAAACAGAACCTAAGTGTCGCTCGGGATATCAGTCCTTGCGGGCTGCGATGATCCCTTACAGGCCTCAAACTCCCTCCGGAGCGTGCCGGTGGTACCGAGTCCTTACGAGATGCCGGGCTCAAACCCTCAGTCCTTCTGGGGAGCCGGGCGTCCGTGTTGAGCGGGCTGAGTGCCGTCAGTCCGAAAGTCCGAAAAGTCCAAAAGTCCAAAAGGGATGCGGGCACAGACAACTCAGTCCTTTCCGGTTATCCGGGGAATTGGGTCAGTCCTTTTCCCTCTGCGGTTCCCCGTCTTCCTTTTCCCGCTCTCACGCTCCAGCGGGCAATGTCGGCGGCTTCTTCCTGAACGTCACCTTGGGCAGCCGCTTGGGCTAAAAAGGGATGCAAGGATCGGTGCGGCCTACCGTGAGTTGTGCGGCCTACGGGTCCCCGAGGCCCGGCACAGGCGCGGTCCTTTACGAGGCCTCTCGCAGACCGCCGGCTTATCCTTCCGTCCCCTTGCGCCGGGCGCTGGAAGGCGAAACTGGTTGCTCCGGCGACGTTTTGGTCTTCTCTTGGTAGCAGCAAATGGCGGCTATCTGTCTGTCACAGGCGCGGAGTTTCCAAGGCCGGCAGAGGCGGCGCGTCACAATGACTGTGGCAGTCTATTCCCCTCCCGTAGAGGGCACCTCTCCCCGCACTGGGTTTACGTTGGGCTCTGCGGCGGGCACGGAACCTCTTCCGGGCTAGGGGCTCACCTGCACTACCACAGGGGAGTGCGCCATGGCGGCAGTGTGTTTCTACGGCCCTCAGCTCCTCGGCAGCGCGGTCACTCCCGGCCCTTGCTCCGCCGAGCAACGGGGCCTACGGTGCCGGGCCTCGGGCCTGCGCTCCCCGGCTTCTTTCGACCTCAGGCAGGGCCTGCTCCAACAGCCTCTCCGGCCTGCGGCTGGGGCGTTCAGGTCCCTCTGCTGCCTCCTTCCGGACAACTGTCACTTTCTCCACCCGGCCCAAAACAGGTATCACTCTATGGTGGAGATGAAGGTGGTGTTGAAGGCATCGTCGGAGAAGCGGAAGAGCACGCAGGTCTTGCCCACCCCCGAGTCGCCGATGAGCAGCAGCTTGAAGAGCAGGTCATACGTCTTCTTCGCCATGGGGAGGTGGGTGCGGGCTGAGGCCTGTCACCGGACAGGGGGCGGGATGCCCGTCaccgacagggggggggggagctgacCGGGCGGGGGGATCCTGGCTCTTCACAGGGGCagctctggagggctgggggagcCTGACACCTGCAGCGGGCCCGTCACTGGGCGGGCGGAGGCTGTCACGGGCAGGGAGTGGGACGCCGGGCCTCTCGGGAGGGCGGGGACTCTCACCCGCAGGGGGCGAGGCTGTCTTCCTTCCCAGCGGAGTCGGCAGCAGCGGAGCCGGGTGCGCGAGACTGCTACTGGCCGCGATACCCCCTCATTGCTCGAGCTCGGCTCTCTCAGCCCCTTCTGCCCGGCGCGGTCGCAGCCTTctcatctgaccaagctgatgtctccaaatcattgcctaatagacagtctacaggtaaatctgaagctaccacaactttctttggaccagtaacccccccccagttgagatttacaacagccatggggtggctaagtgtgttgttgtgagcatcggttacttggtactggtgaccaagtaggtgttgttcagggtgtaccagtttctcaatcaccattgtgacactggcacctgtgtccctgtaggcttggacctcaacaccatttattaggggtagttgcttgtacttatccatgttaaggggacaagcaaccaaggtggccacatcaatagccccctcagagactaatgtagcctctgtggtctccctaatcagaccaaccccaactaagttaccaatagtgagcccagctactcccttggattggctattagtaggtttgctcccaccaccactgctattagtagggacactaggtgtagcagtaggggttgtagtggtaggaggcttggtgcttttctttggacaactgggatctgttgtccaatggccttttactttacataaatagcaccatggtttcttttcttgattatgttttgaagaggatttaggcccaccacccccaccagattgcttttgggggcctgatgaagactcatttttagatttgtccccacctttgtctgaaggcttaccatccttcttcttgccatctttgtcaccccctgtatgaacttttctgttcactcttgttctgacccatttgtctgccttctttcccaattcttggggagaggtcagatcagagtctaccaagtactccctcactcaccccaccccctcactgaccctgctccctcactcaccccctcactGACCCtgctccctcactcaccccaccccctcacTGACCCTGCTCCCTCCCTCACTGACACCGGCCCCTCACTGACCCTGCCCCCTTACTCACCCCACCCCCTCACTGACCCTGCTTCctccctcactcaccccatcccctcactgacccctccccctcactgacccgccccctcactcaccccaccccctcactgtctctccctcactgacccctccccctcactgaccctgctccctcactcaccccaccccctcactgaccctactccctccctcactgaccctgctccctcactcaccccaccccctcacTGACCCTGCTCCCTCTCTCACTGACCACGCCCCCTCACTGAcccctccctcaccccaccccctcactGACCCTGTTCCCTCGctcaccccaccccctcacagCCTCTCTCCCAGGAGGTTTGGCCGCCTGGGCGTAGGACTTGGCTCTTTGCGGGCATATATGttgctacctgatggtgaaagccCAAAATCATAACAAAATACTTTGGGGCAGAGTTATgaaagtggcgctgtacctagTGCAGTGGCACTATTCTTGCGCCCATAAGCGTCCCCctgtttttacactagtccagcgctttgcaggattagaggcgCTAAGGGCTCCTTTATCTACCCCTTTGTATTTCTAGCCTGACCTTGacactgcccctgccccctcccctcacTGAccactccccctcactgaccctgctccctcaccccaccccctcactGACCCCGCTCCCTCCCTCACTGACACCGCCCCCTCACTGACACCTCCCCCTCACTGACCctgctccctcactcaccccctcactGACCCtgctccctcactcaccccaccccctcacTGACCCTGCTCCCTCCCTCACTGACACCGGCCCCTCACTGACCCTGCCCCCTTACTCACCCCACCCCCTCACTGACCCTGCTTCctccctcactcaccccatcccctcactgacccctccccctcactgacccgctccctcactcaccccaccccctcactgtctctccctcactgacccctccccctcactgaccctgctccctcactcaccccaccccctcactgaccctactccctccctcactgaccctgctccctcactcaccccaccccctcacTGACCCGGCTCCCTCTCTCACTGACCACGCCCCCTCACTGAcccctccctcaccccaccccctcactGACCCTGTTCCCTCGctcaccccaccccctcacagcctctctcccaggaggtttggccgcctgggcataggacttggctctttgcgggcagtctttgaaacggtggcccacggcaccgcagaggttgcagggggcttcctctttgcatgccctggctgtgtgtccttctcttttgcagttcttgcacacttgcactgtgcaaTCTTTAGTGGTGTGGCCCGGTTTACTACACTTGTTGCACAGTCTGGGCTGCCCGGGGTAGTAGAGGTAGCCCGAGTCGCGCCCTAGGGAGAAGCTTGAAGGAGGGTGATGGATTCCATCCTGGGCGGCCGGGTCCTCTTTCAGCTTCACCATGACTGTCCATTTACCATCCCATATGCCATCACTGTCCAGGTTGCGGGAGGGTTCTCTCGTCACTGTGCAGTGGCGGCGTAGGAAGGTGGTCAGGTCCTGGATGTTGACATGCGGGTTGTAGACGTGCACGGTCATCCTCTTCACCTCCAACACGAGTTGGCACTCCAGGTGGAAGTCGGCGAAGGGTTTCTCGTCCCGTCTTGACCAGCACATCTGCCAGTATCTCCTGAAGATTGATTCCGACATGAACATCAGCAGGTAAGTGCCTTTGTGTGCATCTGACATTATGCACCAAATCTCTGCTGCTGTGAACCCCATCTTGGTCACCAGCAACTCTGTGAAAGTCTTTCTGCTCAGCTCTGGTGTGGAGCCGTCCGATTTcaccttcctctgcatcttcaccgTGTTGTGGAACCAGGGGTTCAGCGGTCTGCTCATCCTGTCCTTGCTGTTGCGGCGTGCCTTGGGAAGGGTCCTTCAGGGAGCTGCAGCAGGTAGGTATTCCTCAGGCCTGCTCCTGGTGGCTGGCAGTGGTTCCCTTCAGGCAGGCAGGGAAGCTTGGCAGGCAGGGGATCccctcagcaggcaggcaggcaggcaggcctcaGTATCCAGGTAGCTCCAGCAGGCAAGGAAAGAGTCTTCAGCAGGCAAGCAGCTCCAGCAGGCAGGTGAGAGTCCACAGCAGGTGGTTCCAGCAGGCAGGCGAAGTCCACAGCAGGCAGGTGAAGGTCCACAGCAGGCAGGTATCTTCAGCAGGATGCAGCTCCAGTAGTAGCACTTAAAAGTGCCCTTGTGTGCATATAGCACCAGGTAGCTCTTTGGCAGAACAGTGACCTCTAGTGGACACTAAAGGTACTGCAGGCACAGGGTGAtcgtggtgtctcccctgccaggtaagtatcccacctcctttttttttttttttttttttttttttacgaaggcccagaagcagcttttgaggccctttcacagcattccccaggctcctgaatttgcatgcctcttccccttgcccagccccatttccagcctgctgcagcacccagaaggaagctggagagacagctaagggtgctccagagtggtttttcttgttgcctttcttgataccagagatcaggggaaagcgcgaacgcagtcccccactaccagaaattatgcagtcgagtatcccgcatttggggacatcgcaggggtcagcacatccgaagtgcaatggatgagcctcaccctgggagaaccacctttttttttttttttttttttagtttcaaaaacctttattaagtgctttaagtaggcgatacataggtttttaaagagtggtacctcttcccttaggaagggcagtccacttcaactttgtttcaaatcacattttaacaacacagtcagtttacatatgaaataagtagtaaagggggtttggtttcttggggcagtgtggggagttcagtgggaaggaggggttagggtttacagttcttcctccttctcaccctccttgttgtccttgtctgtgtaatctctcagcaggttgagtaccattcggcggcacgcttccctgctcaccacctccccgttggtcaccagtcgggtcctggcatacaagaggatgtcctttacgcagcagaggattctccagcatccttggatggcctccactgagtgtgtctttggaaacagcccatacagcaccgagtggtgagtgatgtttgggtatgggatgtgggcttccttttcttgttttaaggctccccgcagtctctgggcaaaagggcaggcccagaacagatggtatgtagtttcctctgcagggcaacctcttgggcattctctgtgtgggcacaggcccctgctgtgcatgaatgaccggactggcagtccccctttcacggccatccattcaatgtctttgtgtctgttggttagggatggggaggatacattttcccacacccttgttgctgtagcaggtggcaggtcgctcactggttctgtggtgtccctggacctgattagtctgtggattgtcctgggcttccataggcttggtgtgacacagttcagcccaaattccaccacaaacttctcaatctccttgtagtaccaggggaggtcccagttgaacattgttgcattctcccacttatcccagcccagtcttctccatactgggagcaggaagaagcggaagaccttgtaagctgagtggtccttgttctcgttcgtcagggttattcggatgcagccacacacaaagaaggctctgaggattgtcgggatgtcagggactgccttccctcccttgcgatgctccttgtgcatgactgtccttttcaccctgtccatctttgagtgccaaacaaagtggaaaaccatgctgttcacagcccgtgctacgttggccaggagtggccaggcctgtgtcacatactgcagcacgggcagtgcgtcgttcctgagcaccagagcctttccttcaatgctcaggtgtctcaagctccaaaagcccagtttctgcttgactttggccaggcgttcgttccagcttttcgccgccgctcctggtcccccaaaccagataccgaggatctttaccagtcctgcctcaacggggaaagggagaggctcgttacataggtcccagcggccaaaaagctttgcctgtgatttgtccacgttgatctttgctcctgatgctttgccaaagtccttgcatgcctccagcagggactggaccgatttcccatccgtgcagaagagggtgacgtcgtccatgtacagcgaacacttgacttctttctttgcgtctcctggtgtcgggatccctctgatgttcgggttcttcctgatgtactccgcgagtagctctataaccaaaacaaacaaagagggcgagagcgggcagccttgtcttaccccagacctgataggaaaggggtctgttttccaaccatttaccatgactgaactgaaaatgtctgtatacattattctaacataattgcagaagtgctcccccagcccaaaaccctgcagtaccctctccatgaactcatgggagacgcggtcgaaggccttttcctgatcgagacagaccaGCGCAGCGTGTATATTCCGGTCTGTGATGTATTGGATcgtgtccctgatcagtgctaggctgtccgccactctgcgtcctggaaccccacaggtctggtctgggtgaactaaCTCTCCCATAGCGCtcttgagtctattcaccattgtctttgccaggatcttgtagtccacattcaggagagagatgggacgccagttcttgaggtcacatctctcccccttatgtttatacaggagcgcgatcgttccttcccttaatgtgtggggcatgactccctcctgctccatctcctcatacagttccagaaggtctggtcccactaggtcccacagtgaagtgtagaattcaattggtagaccatcactgcctggtgtctttcctgacttgaaggatttaactgcaatgtgcagctcctccagagtgaggggtgcgttggggacttcccttgctggtgtggaaacctttctcgggatacctgccaaaaacctttctgcctgatccccatctgacctcttctctgagtagaggtccccatagaaatctgtcacagccttcctaatgtcttccttggtgtcacacaaaattccctccctgttgcgcagttgaaccagtggggtgtgcgcagagtggactttcttaaagaagaaggagttgcatttctcccccttttccaggttctccaccttagaacggaagatgatcctcctggattcctcatgaaagtgctcgctcagctctttcttgactgcctccagagggttcatgacgtcccatccccggagttggaggtcgtgcagttcttgcagctgttgctgcagtctactgaactccctcttcctcccccttgctgctttcctgcccacgttcttaaagaaatcctgaatcctgcctttcacccattcccaccattcccctatggactggaaggtgtctttcatgtcttgccactcactgtaagtcctcctcagctcctcctgtacatcctctctccccagcagagagCTATTCAGTTTCCAGGTGCCCAGACCTGTCAG comes from the Pleurodeles waltl isolate 20211129_DDA unplaced genomic scaffold, aPleWal1.hap1.20221129 scaffold_37, whole genome shotgun sequence genome and includes:
- the LOC138276119 gene encoding uncharacterized protein isoform X1 — its product is MDDVTLFCTDGKSVQSLLEACKDFGKASGAKINVDKSQAKLFGRWDLCNEPLPFPVEAGLVKILGIWFGGPGAAAKSWNERLAKVKQKLGFWSLRHLSIEGKALVLRNDALPVLQYVTQAWPLLANVARAVNSMVFHFVWHSKMDRVKRTVMHKEHRKGGKAVPDIPTILRAFFVCGCIRITLTNENKDHSAYKVFRFFLLPVWRRLGWDKWENATMFNWDLPWYYKEIEKFVVEFGLNCVTPSLWKPRTIHRLIRSRDTTEPVSDLPPATATRVWENVSSPSLTNRHKDIEWMAVKGGLPVRSFMHSRGLCPHRECPRGCPAEETTYHLFWACPFAQRLRGALKQEKEAHIPYPNITHHSVLYGLFPKTHSVEAIQGCWRILCCVKDILLYARTRLVTNGEVVSREACRRMVLNLLRDYTDKDNKEGEKEEEL